The window TGCCAATTTTTTTCTCGGCAAGTTGTGTTTCCTGTAAGCGGTCCAGTGCCTTGTGGTAAGGAAAAATAATATGTGCGCGGCGGTCAATGAGCAAACGGTTGCCAACATCTTTACCATCTTTCTTTAACAACCTCAATTCGTCTTGAAGACGATAAGGGTCTACGACGCAGCCACACCCAATAATCCCCTTAATACGGGGGTGCAGTAGCCCGGATGGAATTTGATGGAAAGTAAGCTTATGCTTACCCCAACACACCGTGTGTCCAGCGTTCGGGCCCCCTTGAAAACGGACAACAATCTGGGCGTTTTGGGCAAGAAAATCAACTACCTTGCCCTTACCTTCATCACCCCACTGAGTTCCGATTACTACCAGGTTAGGCACAATTCCCTTGCTTTTTAAAACTGGTAAGAAAAGGAAAACTTGTAGTTACTCGTAGGGAAGTCGTAGATGAACTGGTCCACGCCGACGTCAAACTGAAATCGTTGAAACCCAATACCGCCGCCAACGGTAAACCCCAGGGATTTGAATTTGCCAAGACCGCGCCGGGTTAAAACATCCCAGAAACTGTAATGGTAAGTGCCCTGACCCTCTCGCTCAAAAACAATTCCGCCCCTTTGACCGGTGATGTCTTCAAAATAACCTGCCCGTAGAAATCCGGCTACCGGTCCGTAACGAGCCCCGGCTTCAACCCCTAAACTTTTCCAGGCGTCGCGCCACTCACTGGAAATTTGCTGGCCAAAAGTTTTCGTAGAATCGGAAAACGCCCCGACCAGAATCTTAGATATCTCGGGCGTAATGCAGACGGAGAAAATCTCGTGCTTTAAAGGATAATAGGCTAAACCAAGCCGCAGCATCCGGGGCAAAGGGTCCGATTCACCCGAAGAGGTATAAGAAATGTTAGGCCCGAGGTTAGCCACTGCCAACCCCACAGCGAGAAAGTCAAAAGGTTTGTAAAGGGTGCCAGCATCAAATGCCCAGGTAATGCCGGTTCCCCCTTGTTCAATCCCCAGTTCGGGCATCGCCTTCCAGACCCAATCCGGAACCAAAAAGGAGTAAATTAACTTAGCAGACAAACCCACACCTAAATTCGGCAAAACAGGAAAACCATAAGCAAGGGCGGGTGAGGCATCAAATGTAGTATATCGGCCCAGAAAATCACCCCGCTCATTTATCACATCGGTTTCACCGGTCGTAAGGTAGATAACATTAAACCCCGCGGTCCCGCGTCCTTGAAAATTGTGTGCAATCCCAAGATACTCATAGTACATCCCGGGCCAGAGTCCTGGTAACCAGTTACAATGCATCAAGGTCACATTAGTTCCCTGAAGAAAAGCCAACCCACCGGGGTTGTAGTACACACTTGAAGCGTCGTCGCTGATTGCGGTAAAGGCACCAGCGAGCGAAGTCGGCCGCGCTCCAGGCCAAATCATCAAGAAAACCGCACCGGGGTTCTGGCTGGCGTAAACTCCCATCGGACTGAGAACAAAAATCAAAGCCAGCCAGATAACTGTTCGTTTCATTGCAATACCTCCTTAAACAAACATAACTACTACCTTTAAGTATAAATAGTTACCTGCGATGGTCAACAATTAACGAACTATAAGAAACTTATCCCTAACCGTGACACGCTCGCCGTTACCATCCGGGTATAAAACTTTTGCCCGCAGGGTAAACAGATAAACACCGTTGGGCAAGAGAAACCCATCCTGGTCCCTTCCGTCCCAGGTAATCTGGTTGTAACCCCAACTTGCTGGAAAATCCCCCAGGTCACGCACCAACCTGCCGCTCAGCGTGTAGATACGAATTTGGACCGTTCCCGCTTGACTCACAACGAAACTGAACACCGCACCCTGCTTCACCGGATTGGGATAAACGGTAATTGAATCCACGCGTAGGACTCGGGAGTAAAATGGCTTTAAAATCAGTTTTGTCGTTGTGCGGTTGAGAAAGTTGTCGGCAACAACAACAAATAAAGTGTCAACTGTTCCGCTCAAATTTAACTGAATCCGTGCCCGGGCCAGAGAGTAAGAACTGTCGTCAAATACAAAGTTGTCGCTGAGCTCAACCGGTGTTAATGGTTGATTGAGATAAAAACAGGGTGCGAAACCCGGAACTGGAGCAATCAGAATACCAGACTGGTCTGAAGCGACGATATCAAGCG is drawn from candidate division WOR-3 bacterium and contains these coding sequences:
- a CDS encoding PorV/PorQ family protein, producing MKRTVIWLALIFVLSPMGVYASQNPGAVFLMIWPGARPTSLAGAFTAISDDASSVYYNPGGLAFLQGTNVTLMHCNWLPGLWPGMYYEYLGIAHNFQGRGTAGFNVIYLTTGETDVINERGDFLGRYTTFDASPALAYGFPVLPNLGVGLSAKLIYSFLVPDWVWKAMPELGIEQGGTGITWAFDAGTLYKPFDFLAVGLAVANLGPNISYTSSGESDPLPRMLRLGLAYYPLKHEIFSVCITPEISKILVGAFSDSTKTFGQQISSEWRDAWKSLGVEAGARYGPVAGFLRAGYFEDITGQRGGIVFEREGQGTYHYSFWDVLTRRGLGKFKSLGFTVGGGIGFQRFQFDVGVDQFIYDFPTSNYKFSFSYQF